In Lolium rigidum isolate FL_2022 chromosome 7, APGP_CSIRO_Lrig_0.1, whole genome shotgun sequence, the DNA window AATTGAAGAGGAAAGGTAGTAATCATGATGCAAAATGTCCTTTGATTTTCGATTCATTATTCTAAGTGGCGCAGCTGCTAGCTTGCTTTGATGCTTGTGGAGAGGGAAAGGTGAAGCGGCGGTACTCAATGCCAAAATTAAAGTGGAAAATATGTATAGGGAGAATAAGAGCAGCCGCGGTGTGATTAATGCCCGGAGGAAGGCAAACGTCTACCGGCTGAAAATAGGATTAAGCGTGCTCCTTTTCTTCCTGACAATCACTTGCTCTTGCGTGGCACCAAAATATTGGATAGTAAAGTGGAGACATGATGATGTGCACTATGGTGAGGTGTTAgcctttttacaaaaaaaaagaatatttcagtcatatcttaccaaaagaagaggaaaactaTGACTCAAACACGATtcgtgatactccctccgtctacaaAAAGACGTCTCAATTTTGAACGaaattagatgtatctagatactaaaacTATATaattccccgcgcgttgcggcggaactTATTGAATCAATTCTATTCATATATAGTATAAATTAAATCGGCAACAAACATCAAAGAATGTGTTGTTTAAAACACTTAGTTGGATGGTTTATTGATTATCTGCTGGTGCATTTGACAGGTAGCGAAGGGCCTACGGCCTTTGATCCTAGCCTCTGTTTTGTGCACTTTGCACATCTGAACATTTTCTATGTTGAACCTACGGTGCTCGTCTCCAGATCTATGAACATCTTGGATATCATGAAGACGACCCGGTGGACATAACGATGCAGTCTTAAACATGTTTATATTATTGTAGAGGCGGCTCATGAAATACAGCTCTTACATACCATAGCTAGTTGATTATATATACAAAAACAACCGACTTATATAACTTTTCCGAAACTGAAGTAGTAGCTAGCTACTCAAGAAAAACACAACTGAAGTGACTTGGTGTGACCGGTAAAGATGACTCGAGAGAAATCCATAGACCAACTGAAGCGGTCCACGTCAAAACAAACATGAATCCTCAAATATAGACATAGCGGATAATTTTCTGGTTCAAGCATTTTATCAAACATCAACATAACATGACCGCATCTAGTTCTAATAAAAAAAGGGAATCCGATATCAGCTAACATCAAGTAAATCACCTACACCCAGGCAGACATGCAGGGGATTTATATGCAGTTATTCACGCCCTTGTCCTGACGACCAAAAGAAACCTGCAAATGTAAACAATGTCTAACATGAATAAGTTGTTGTAGTTTTGGAGTGATGTCGAAGGACATAGTACCATAGTCCTTGGAGACGCCAGGCAGCAGGCTTAAAGCAAGTTCTCTACCGGAAGTCTGAACGATGTTGATGCACTAAGAGTTGCCGCCTTGCCGGAAAAGGCGAGGCTGGAGGGATAATCGGAAAAGGTGCCATCTTGCTTACATATGCGTGATCACGAGCCAGAAGAATCAGAGGAGATTAGGCCCCTAGAGGAGATGACAGGTTGGGagcaacatgattaaaatacatGGAAGAGGAGAGCTCCAGAGCATCCAATTTGTGCAGTTCGACATGATTTAAATAGGAGTACATGAAGAATTGAAGAGGAAAGGTAGTAATCATGATGCAAAATGTCCTTTGATTTTCGATTCATTATTCTAAGTGGCGCAGCAGCTAGCTTGCTTTGATGCTTGTGGAGAGGGAAAGGTGAAGCGGCGGTATTCAATGCCAAAATTAAAGTGGAAAATATGTATAGTGAGAATAAGAGCAGCCGCGGTGTGATTAATGCCCGGAGGAAGGCAAACGTCTACCGGCTGAAAATAGGATTAAGCGTGCTCCTTTTTTTCCTGACAATCACTAGCTCTTGCGTGGCACCAAAATATTGGATAGTAAAGTGGAGACATGATGATGTGCACTATGGtgaggtggatagcttgcatgttgagagaaatcaacTTAGTGGGTTACTCCTATTTAGATATTGTAGATTATAGAtgagtctagatacatctaaattttaacaaagctAAGGCATCTTTTTATTGACGGAGGGGGTACAACTTATTCAACTATTTAAGGTAAATAAGTATTCAATTATTCGACTCACAATTTTTATCTAATTATGTCGAACGTAAATtcggaaaacaagaaataaaaaagaaaatagaGAAATTCAAAATGTAGGAGGTTCAACGGCTAATTAGAGGCTAAAtagggctatagccggctattaacAACTTTTCTCATTTAGCCTATAAATGACATAGCCGCAATGGCAGGTCTtctgaaaggctatagccgggctatattcgggctatagccaggctatagctGGCCCCTTCAGAACATTTTTGTCCCAGCTATGCAACGCCTCGTGGACCTCCTTAGTATGATCACTTAGTGATGGCTCTGAATGCAATAGTTTTGCTCGTTCCCACGCTGTTTGAATTATATTTTCGACCGAGCTCTCACATAACCAACGTGCCTTGAATCTCAATAGTGCTTGTACATGTGGTACTTGCATACCAACACAATGTTCTGTATCGATTAGAACGGGTCGGTGATCTGATTTCCCAAACTCTTCATTGATGACGACCGCAAGAGGGAACAAGGCTGCCCATCTAGGATCACAAACTGCGCGATCCAGCCTCTCCGGGATCTTCCCTATTCTCCATGTAAAAACATCCCCTTCGTAGCCCATATCCTCCAAATTGCATGCATTAAGCTGTGTCACGAAAAGCTTGCATATACCGTAGGGGTCTCCTTGCTCCTCCGCCCTTATCACTTGAGTAGAGGATCTCGTTAAAAGCCCTCATCATCACCCAAGGGAGTTTCACAGCTGAATGTAAAGATGTGATACAGTCCTAAGATAAATGTTTCCTATCACCACTTGGTTCGCCATAAAATCCAGACGACATCCCGCCTCATTATTCTCATTTATGTGAATATCTATGAAGTTAGGTTCAAGCTCCTTTGATGTAACCGTGATCTCGTTGTTCGAGAACATCACAAATCTGTCACTTCTTCCATCGCTCTTCACCACCAACATCTCATCAAACATTGATCTTCTTCTAAGGTTTTCCGCCCCTTGCTTTACACAATGAGCTTCGGACAGAAATAGCACATCCGTTTCCAGTCGCGTTTGGAGCTCCAGGAGCACACGACGATGTCTTCAGTCATAGGGGTACCTAGCATCCCTATTGCTTGGGCAGCCGCCCAGGCTTCCGGCCGGCGGGCAGACTTATTTTTGCCCCTATTTCATATGTATTTGATAAAAAATTAGCACTCTAAGTCTATTTGCCCAGGCTTCAAAAATTTCCTGGATCCGCTTATGTCTTCAGTAGTTCCAACATAGGAGTTTGATTTCTCCCGACGGCGCCCGTCGAACGTGCTCGCCGATGGTGATGGCGTTTTCCACACTCTCCCTTTCTCCTTTTGTTCTCCGAAGCAGTCCCAGCCCCCGCCTCTTCTTCTATATTCTCCTCGCCATTGCCGTACAAACTGATTGGAACAAGAGATGACCTTCTCCTTCACAATAACCAGCAACGATCTCCACGAAAAACTGCCTAACGTCCCACGTACAAGCTGACCTGATCACGTACCAGCAAAGATTCCACTTCTTCACAAAATCCCAATCTGGGCAAAACACCCGACTGTACTAGAACCCGTGGTCTAGAAACACGGCACATATACTGCATGCACTTGGCTAGGCCATGCGCAAGCAGGACATAAACGGAGCCTCGCAGCAAAGCACTGGAgatgcggccatcgccgccgcggcAGTAAAGCCAAGACACCACGTGCACTAGGGAGTCGGACTCCCGTAATTCAGTACTCCTCCTGTATTAAAAGGTTCTGAGAATGGAGACTCGAGCGGCCAAGACCAGCTGCACGCGACCACAGGCGCACCGCCAGCTTTGGAACACATAGCTTTGCCGCATGCCACGATTTCTCAAGACATCTTCACCCAACTGTTTGTTTGCTGGATTTTTAAATGATgatggtgatcaattgatcatcgaaCCTTCTTCAAAAAAAAACTCAATATCATTAAAAAAAAGAACAAGACTCAATCCACTAGTAACTTAGAAGTGCGGCATGTGCGAGGACTCTCGGCGGGTCTCCTGCCCTAGGACATAACGATGGCTATTGCTATATAGTTGCTGCCTTCAGTTCGAGCCTCGCCCAACCCAACAGAGATTATGGAACTCCTTAGTCTAAAGTATAATGAAGTTGTGCAAGCAAAATGGAACAAAATGCTGGCTAAATATTACTACTTGGTACAAAAACCAGTGATTTCTGTAGTTTTTGCCCTCGATGGCTTCATGTCCTGCCATTCCTTGCTTGATTAGCCGGTATGTTGTTTGACTTCTCTTTTGGTGCTAACCTCCGTTGTGTTTGATATGTTTGTTTTCACAAGTTTTCCTCTTGGACGCTTGATAGTCTCGGACCAGCTTGTTGATTCTCCCCTTTTAGTCTTCATTGTTTTGTTCTTGACGTTTTGGTGCTCATTTGGTGAGTCCGAGCCTGTAGAGGTGTCATCGTTGGTGTCTGTGTCCTCgcctataccaacataaaaatataTAAGTTATTATGGAGGCTATACAAATTGATCTTGGATCAACTAGGCCTACCACAGAGTTGCACACACAATTTTCCAAATGAATCACACACACAAGCTGTATGCACTAGTATTAGGTAGAGGGATAGAAGGCTAATATTACATTGATGTTAAAGTGGTCTTGGAAGATTTACAAATTCAGCCAATAGTGTTTTCAAGAGAAAACATACCATGTTTTGCTACTGCTCAAAACTAAGCACATTATTTTCTTCGAAATGGGGATTCCCCAGCCTCGCATCAAGTGATGCATACGGCTTCCTTTATTAAAACTAAGCACATGGATGATTGTATGTACTTGAAACCAAATAGAGCCAAATGGATAGAAAGATCAACATTTGGTTGGGAAAAAAACTGCACGTACAAGTTGTACACTTGACATGAAGATAATATCTTTACATCAAATATTTATCGAAAGTTTAGAAAAATGGCATACAGAGGCACTGGGTAACTTTAAAAGGCTCATATTTGATTACATAAAGTCGGGTGAGAAATGAATGTGTACTAGACCAGTGTACTAATGGATACCATGAGATAGATTATAAAAAACAAATAATCGAACCTTTAGGCAACACATTCACACATAAAGCAGATGGTTAAATTTAACAAGTACAGTAGtgtgcttgaggtattttctttgtTACTGGACGTCTATGTTCTGACATCACAGGGTAATTTCTCTATATCCTTGTAATGCAAGAAAAGTATTAACCAGGACTACCCATGATGGAAGAACCTAAATAAGAGAATATGAGCAACATATGTAGGGATAAAAAAGGGTACTATGATACATCACCGATAATGAGGAACTTACTGCTATATGATGTTTGGCCATTGCAGTTTATTTTCTCCCTTTGTGCTGGCCCTCTAGGTTTTGGTGAACTTGCACGTGTTTTAGCATACTTCAAAATATTTGCTAGTCTCTTGTGCAAACTCTCATGCTACGAAAATAGACAGTTAAACATATGCAATATATGAAGTATCAAATATCTGTAAAGAAATAATTTTGTTAACAAAAATGGAAACCTTATTAATGTTAAATCATTCCGCTTGTTTGCAAAGCTGTCAATTCAAAACTTTTCATGTGTTTTTCAAATTATTATAAAGGAATATGTGTATCTACGAATTGTGTAAGAAACATAGCCTGTAGATTTGTGTTGTTATATTGTTAAACCACCACATAATAAATCAGTCATATTTTGTAGGTTCTGAGAATCCTACAGAAGTCACATATGACAATCTGAAATGGCCTAGGTGTGTACTGATTCCGAAAATAGCGCAAAAGATAATTGCATGAAATAAATGTGAAAAAGATTTACCTTTCGCCTACTTTTGCAATACCTTATTACTTGCAAATGAAGTGATGCATACTGAAGTATATATTCAATTTTTATAAGATGTGATAGTTTGTCTCAAACATGCATGTTCCCATGTAATATTCTTTTATTTTCACGAATTGTGAGTCATAAACGCGGAAAAGAAAAATACTGCAGTACATTTCATATTCTGCCAAGTCAAGTAAGTCTAAAGAAAACAAAAATCTAGGAAGAGGTACTGTCGTAAGGATAATTACTAGTATATAAAATGGAGGCTCATTTTACCAGATCAGCAGATTTTTCAAAAGAGTACAAGTCATGGACACTTGTCTTTTGAATAAATTTACGTTTTGTGACTTCCCCCGTTTCAAGAAATCTAATTGCAGCCTTCAGAGTACGGAAGACATATTGGGTAACAGGATCCGTATAGTACTGCACAATAACAATGATTAGAAGATTCAAACAAAAAAACGAAGGTTTTTAGTTGTCATTTTTTAAGTATACCAGATATTTCTTTATTCccgtccttgtccttgttcttctgTATACTATCTCTTTGACCCATCCTTGTGGCAACTCAGATACGTTGAACTCCAGCAAGGCTAGAATCTACAATACAACAATACAAATTAGTTTCAGAATATCAAATCATTTAAGATATAAATTGTTAGTTATGTAGCGGAAATAGTGATGGTAAGAAATACACATTATCTTGAGAGTTTGTGTCGCATTGTCCATCTGTATCACATTCAGTGATCTTCATTTCCTCAACAGAGAGTAGTACATCTTCTTTAGAGAATACACGTACTCCCATTGCAGGGTGAACATAAAACTGCGGAAAATATACACACAATGTTATAATCAGATAAAAAGTATGAtatgagtaaattttattgttgaCATTTGATGTTAGTCTTTTACTGTACATACGTTGTATTTCTCATATGACCCTTGATTGTTAGCCTAGTAAAACATATAATGCTTGCTTAATTCACATCCAATCATCTACACTTAATGCTATCTCACATGTGGAAAGCTGAATGAACCGTTGATAATCCTTCGTCGCCCCAGAGGCAATTATAGACAATCAACACGCATTGAGTTAGGAAATTACAAGAGTTTTTCGGTTTGAATGCAAACTGTTGTCCTAGAGTTTCACTTTGTACACTAATTATACCATGAATACCATCAAAGATGAGTTTTCATAATTTTCCATATGACATGATAAAAGTCAAATGGATTGGATGTTTATGCAACCAAATATGTAATCATGAAGATATATATtccaggaatacttctcatgaaaACTCTAATGGTACTATACATTGGCACCTTACCAAACAAAGTTTTTGGACCCTAATCTTGAGCAGCAATCCAGGGCGCAACCTACTTGCAATTTATAGCGGCAACCCATTTCAAACGGCTGGGATTACGACCTTGGCGCCCACGCTAAGCCCCCTACCCCGTGCGCGAGTTGTAGATGGCCTTAGTAGTTAAATTAATAAAGTGATTATGTGCTTTCTAGAAAATCATTCATTGAGGAACAGAGATAGTACTACATGATATGGTAAAGGAAGAAAAAATATTACCTTGAACATCTTGTCCATGTTCTCACCCCCAGCTCTAATCTCAACCAACCACCCCTTTGGAAGCCATTCGTGCACCTTCTGCATATTACCACGACAGAGTGATCCACACAAGGGTCATGATTATATGTAAAACAGAAATATAGAATGACTTCACCACCAGACTAAGAAAAACATACAGCTAGTGCAGCGGACTTCTTAGATTGTATCCAATGCTCATCCATCTCAGAGAAGAGATAGTTCAGGACCTCCGCCTTCATCC includes these proteins:
- the LOC124673342 gene encoding uncharacterized protein LOC124673342 yields the protein MNVKKNEEEGVEHRPDWLPDGWVMEVRHGEDGAPYQIWSGFRMKAEVLNYLFSEMDEHWIQSKKSAALAKVHEWLPKGWLVEIRAGGENMDKMFKFYVHPAMGVRVFSKEDVLLSVEEMKITECDTDGQCDTNSQDNILALLEFNVSELPQGWVKEIVYRRTRTRTGIKKYLYYTDPVTQYVFRTLKAAIRFLETGEVTKRKFIQKTSVHDLYSFEKSADLHESLHKRLANILKYAKTRASSPKPRGPAQREKINCNGQTSYSSSSIMGSPG